In the Dysidea avara chromosome 14, odDysAvar1.4, whole genome shotgun sequence genome, AAATCTTGATCCATGAAAAAAACTACATCTTTAAGTACATTGACTGAATCAGGAAGGTAGTGACCCAAGACGCTAATTTCCACAGTACTGTAATAATTAGCAATATTCAAATGGTCCAACTTTGCAAGCAGCTGCAAATATTCGGTTATTattagttatgtagctatagcctatAGGAGGCTTCATATTGCACCTCGTATCGtacaatttagctatagctagctatacgtacggtgagtacctgagttggtagggtactggaactgattggttgggcctgtaCCCTACCAGTACCCACCTTAGCTATGCCACTGACTAGATATTTAGATAGTATGGTACATGCAGTGTTCTGCATTATAGTACTCACCAAGGTGCTCTACCCTGAGTACTTGAACATATTTGCATGCCTTAAAATTTAGCAGTGATGCAGTTCATATGTGGTGACCATGCACTGCATATAGTGCTTGTAATGATTAAACCCAAGTATCATAGATATTGAAGTTTTGTGCTTCCAAACTACAAAGCACTCATTCCCGGTATGCTAGCTCAGTTGGGTAGTTTAAAAAGTACCACCATTCCCAAACAAGGCAACACGTACCATATTTCATTTCAGTAGTTGTGTTGGGTCACATAAATGTGTAATTTTCACCCTCATATATAATTAATAACTTATACCAATGAATAgtataactatattattgtCTCAaagagtgtatatatatatataggaatGGTACAGAGGGGGTAGCCATGTTTGAATCTATAACAATTATGAAATGCAAGatataccatatagtaaaaagTTTGGCAGTAAAAAGCTCAGTATGCAGCGGTATTAAAGATGATAGTGATTACAGTGCCCAGTGTCACAACTGAAGTTCTCCTGTCACTGCATCAACAACAGCCTATACTGCATGCCATTGCATTAGAGCAACTACTGGATCAAACAAGAATTCTTTTGTTTTGAAGTTTGGAACTAATCAGATTGTGATTCATCGAGTCAAGTATTATGAATCTAAGTAACTACTAATGACACATATGCATGATATTTAGATACATGCATATGATCCATGTGCAATCAGCGTAGCCTGGTAGTAGCTTGAGTACAATGAAATCTCTGGTACTTGGTTCCTTCAAAGAGAAAAGTGTTCCAAGAAAGCTGCAGATCCAGTTTTATTTGTTAAGGATATGATGTCAAGACACCAATGCACTACCAGGTATATGTTCAGTTCTGTGCTATCACGACTGTATAGTGGACTAGGGTAACTTAGAGTACAGATACACCTTGCAATGTCTGTAAGAGCTATAGTACATGTTATAAGCATATTATTTTGTGATCATGATAGAGTATAAGAGATTCCCTTTTGTTCTATCAGTATACTTCACCGACCACTACAGCTGAGACTACATTAAGCACGTCACAATACGTCAGGAGCAATCATCTGATAGCTGCACTCTTATGTACAATATACCAGTGACAGGAGGACTTGTGACACCGAGCATTCACACTATATAGTGTAATCATGCACAGCAGGAGGTACACAAATATGAGATCACATGCCGGAAGAATGAGGCTGAGTTGAGAacacttactagcaataccacCCATGCATGTGATGAAAATACCTTTAATTTTTACAAAATTGAAATGATACAGAGACGAGCAGTAAGGCAGGTTTTTTCCAACTATGATTTCTGTAGTAGTGTTTCATCTATGTTGAAAGATCTTAATTGGTCTACACTTGAAGAAAGACAGAAAGCAAGCAGATTGACACTTTTATCTAGAATTGCTCACCATCAAGAGCCAGCCATACAAATTCTACAACATTTTTCAGTTGTCACAGACCTCCACCACCAGACAATTCCATCAACTGCATCCGTGACACACCCAACATTATCAAGAATGCTTTTTGTTTGAGAACTGTTCAAGAATGGAATGAGCTGCCTCCATCTAGATATGACGAACTCCTGGACCAACATTTAtaagatttttttattttatttcttgATTGTatatagctccttagattgatactctgtaataaaacagtcactttgtaaatactctaatagaacattcactgattaaaatgtccaagataattgtaagaaatgttgttaactttaggtgcataatggaaacactgaagagcataattataatagtgggaaattcctgaagaaattttggacaaaattttgagtatatttgactcaggcctatatAGGTATAgtaaaaaagaagtgatattgcATTCATCCCAGGCAGGAAGCTATTAGCAACTGTAGTAGTTGTGAAGCTTGTTGGTGAAGACCCTGGAGGCCAGTTAGGCTGATATGTGGCCCGGGTATGCACTGTTGAACAGTTTATTAAATTGATGACTGGAATAAACAAGGTTAGGGGTCATCCATCATTTTCAGCCTTTACGCAAGAGTACGCTAGGGGGGAGGGGattaaatcacatgtacacttataaaatgatgaataatcatcgtgtatatactgtacatagtatcaacatttttacagtatgctttgtgaaggagggagggggttagaaaaaagagtaccctttgtacgcttgcataaaagactgaaaattatggatggtccCTTACATGATTTACTTAGGTATCAGAGTTACTGCAGAGTTCCTGAAGCAATCTTTTCTGTAACAGCACAGGTGCTAAAGTGACCTAATCTTGTGCCACCAAAATGGTGTTGTCAAGCACCTCTAGAGTAGCAGCCAGTCCTCTTAGTAACACTCAGGAATTGGTGCtcactatataattataattaggCAAGCAAGGTATCAGGCAAATCATCCTGAGTAGCCATTATATAAGTAGTATGCATCACTCAGGTATGCTCACTTAAAAGATGAAGGaaacaaacctgcattcaccacattacttttatatgcatcgattgtgggtttaaattgtgggcacaaaaagaaatgattgtgggtttcgctAGTTGTAGTGAtactatttttaaccaaataaccactCTGTGGATGCATACAataacctaaggtgctaaaatataTACTTAGGTTGAGAATGTCTGAGCCAAGATGTCTGATGTAGTCCTGACcatgcctttgatgctgaggtagttacaaagcatcagttctaGTATgaactgcttaaagttttgcattgtatgcggtttgagtttaacatgttggtttaggCCACACCTATTTGAAAAGCTGTTGCTTGGACCTGACTGACCCAATTTTACACAGATTTTAattaagaaagaaaaaaattaagatAACGTGACACCTAGAATTTACTTTGTAATTGGTGcaaaatgatcaagatactccaaatttaatagaacagtcagtgtgtAAAATCTCGAAAGGTGACAATAATATATGCGTTTTCTTGGCTAACATTAAAGCTATATGCTTCAGTGTCATCCATGACTCATTGGGTTATATGTaccttatgtagctagctattggctGCATTTATTTCCCTTTACAGTAGCTAACTGCATAGTATGTAACTAGAAAGTATTTGACATGTCTGCCaacagctacaaatatattatcttccttagctacatacaaattttgAAAGATAAACATTTCTGAAAattatgtagctagctgtgttttgttttttttttgcctaccaaccgacccattttgttgtaaaataaatccgagcaacaacttttcaaataggtatggccttacttATACTATTGAAGGAAAaataattgagtgagtcagcattgcatataagcatcactaaataatcattttctCAATGTGgagattgtttttctacacagAGCATTTCAACCACATCAGTCCACATGACATTGCTCTAATTACAAGGTGATATTTATCATGATttcgccctgtggtcagggcaatacatGAAAACTAGCTTTatgatttcctttgatctgaggtgtcaaagtggtatatattattattcaaCAAGCATTGAGCCGGAAGGCTTTAAATATCCTGGCCAATTAACAGTGGCTTCTCCCAGATCAACTACCAACAAATCACTACCAAATTTAATGAAGTATATAACTACTGTGAGAAAAGTTCTTTAGATCTTAAGAGGTGCTCTTGTTGTCACTCAGTACAATATTGCAATTAGAACTGTCAGAAGAAACACTGGAGCACTCACAAGGTTGACTGTCATCCCCAACAGGACTATATAATACTACAAGTTAAGCTGTAGTGCTGCATACATTTACAGTTAACTCTTATTAATTGTATTTTTCATTTACACACATAATACAGTGTTCATTTTTATGTGATGTATTTGCAGCTCATAATTTTATATATTCTACCTAGAAAGAAACAGTGCTAGTATATGAAGTGTGAACTGTGTCATTATAGAACTCCCAAAAGGTAATGTTTGCAAATGTAAATTGGTGAAAATCACATTTGTGTTACCCAAGCTTCTTCCATTAGATCTTAGGTTAGCGTGGATATTCTGGAAACTCGTTTGTGTCGGCATGATTCTTAAACACCCTATCTAACACAGTTGAGCTTTTCCTTGCGACATTTTCTATATCTTGCAAATATATTAACAAAAATATCTCTATATACATGTCATGTATTGTGTGTGCTAGTAACCCTACTCTTATGTTTTGTGAAAGTCACTAACTGTCTGCACTTTTCTGAGCATGCAATGTACATCCATACTCCACTGTACTTCACTAACACTGCCTTCTGTTGAGGTTGCACTTTTGGCATCTGATTGAAATAATCCACAAATATCACTGTCAGTGATGTTACAGTTGAGACAGTCATTCAACTCATTCGTCCCATCCAGTAAACTGGCTAGGGGAACAGTACCATTACCAATGCAAGTGTTTACTCTATCATTACAGCTCCAGTCCTCTCCTGGTTCCTCCAACTGAGAGAGCTTTCCTTTCTTGCCAGATTTTTGCTATGAAACAATTAATTGAAATTGAGTACAATTATTATGAAGTCCAGAAGTTGTCTACTGCAATGAATACAGAGAGAGTATACAGAGAAGAACATTATACAGCATTTTGTCCTCTTTAATAGAAGAGATTGACTTTGTTATGCGGTCACTTGCAAACCCTTAATTGGGAGTGGGGAGAGCAATGTAATTTAGTTGGGACCTTGGgggtatgtgcatgcatgctccTCCCAACTGCAGTATACACATCAACCCTGAATGCGTGCAATATCATCTTTTCTACAACCTCTTGAGTACTTAGGCTTTTATCTGTATATCAATGTATTTGTGTCATATAAAGATGGTATGTACTTTACCTTAGCAAAAACCCATGTGTAGTATGTGCATGGTTAACTGGAATCTACATACCTAACCAAAATGGTGGATTATACATTATTGGGGTGGATTGGGTACATTATTGGGGTGACAAGTGGTTATAGATAGATAGGTGGCAATTGGAGACTAATGGAGGTAGTCTGAGGTACTAAGTCAAGTTCCACACATAAGGGATTAATGTTACTATCCACTAATTGCCAACCTTGTCTGCTTGCTTGTCTTTCTTGCTTGATGCAGGTCGTGACACCTGATCTCTGACATAAGTTGCTTTCTGAAGATCAACCTTGATAGTCAGTCCTTCCTGTAACCATTCTTGAAATCCAATCAATTCACTGACAACATGAACTTGTGAGAAATCACAGTCATTTCTAGTGTGGTATGGTAGTGGGGCAGATCGGATAGCAGAGGTATGGCTAGCATTATCTTGTGGTTGTGAGGTGATATTTATCTTACTgtcaacagcagcagcagcagcagcagcagaagaCACAGTCACAACACTATCCACTGGTGTCTTGTTATTATCTGCTGACTGTGTTGATGGCATAAACTGATAGCTCACTACTAGATAGTATCTGATCATCTGTTCAGGTGTGTCCTATAATTGAGCAATCCATGCATGGCTAACTATGTACATAGTTATAACAATTTGATATATATGGAAGCACCTATAGTTATCAATACTTGAATATGCCTTAAATGAAGTGTTAAACACTACTCAATATAATGAACGACTAACTTCATTTcctataataattgtttgaaacATTGTTTGTTTGCGGTATAAAATTTggttgcaaaaaaattaatgtttatttCAGCCTTGTGTGTTATAGTTCACACACAGCATTTAAACTCATGCAGAGCATGAAGTCGCAAAATGGTGGGATTACTGGCAATGCACTATATAGAGATTATACCTCTGTTAGGATCATCTGAGGTAAACCAGTGAATTTATCAAATCTCAGCTCCAATTCAGCTTTCTTAATGAATTCTAACAAAATATACAATTATAAAAAGTGAACAAACCAACATCAACGGATTGTGGAGTGTAGGTCTGAAACataacatgcatgtatgtagacTTGGGCTATGTGTGGGATAGTgtttatacagtactacaagtatatggaaaaattaagaattttaagatcatagaaa is a window encoding:
- the LOC136244603 gene encoding leucine-rich repeat-containing protein 43-like isoform X1, which encodes MSSDQPPDSKISSIISKLITSLYLLTPNTAQKPTEDGAKGVELSSDELGDLSNSVVWRGDDEWSSEVREIRCELLQGKKLSHSEICLRLKTLKLFDKKIKEIDAGLLKYINLKELTLTGNLINHINPDHLPRQLEVLECCYNELSELTDLLSSPPPSLVHLGLSHNTLHCVRFPSHKWSCLLSLDLSNNLLEDLGLIMETLLPLVNLRNLLLMGNPLALVSAYRSYVVDRLPCLSVLDDIAISSDERKLVHGVARKAKNTEFIKKAELELRFDKFTGLPQMILTEDTPEQMIRYYLVVSYQFMPSTQSADNNKTPVDSVVTVSSAAAAAAAVDSKINITSQPQDNASHTSAIRSAPLPYHTRNDCDFSQVHVVSELIGFQEWLQEGLTIKVDLQKATYVRDQVSRPASSKKDKQADKQKSGKKGKLSQLEEPGEDWSCNDRVNTCIGNGTVPLASLLDGTNELNDCLNCNITDSDICGLFQSDAKSATSTEGSVSEVQWSMDVHCMLRKVQTVSDFHKT